A window from Plectropomus leopardus isolate mb chromosome 3, YSFRI_Pleo_2.0, whole genome shotgun sequence encodes these proteins:
- the ndufa11 gene encoding NADH dehydrogenase [ubiquinone] 1 alpha subcomplex subunit 11 isoform X2 has translation MGYWDSPEGTDCVQKTWITTKVATALGLVGSAYHIVAFQPDSALVAIQRATNATVTMASVGAIFGMATCLSAQAREAPDDPLNYFIGGCASGIFLGAKTHSAITGTSACLGLGTLAFFTKIGKKEGWRLAGAPKL, from the exons ATGGGGTACTGGGACTCACCAGAGGGCACAGACTGTGTCCAAAAGACATGGATTACTACCAAAGTAGCCACAGCGTTGg GCCTGGTTGGGTCAGCCTATCACATAGTGGCGTTCCAGCCTGACTCTGCATTGGTGGCGATACAGAGGGCCACCAACGCCACTGTTACCATGG CCTCCGTGGGAGCCATTTTCGGCATGGCGACTTGTCTCAGTGCTCAGGCTCGTGAGGCCCCAGATGACCCATTGAATTACTTCATCGGGGGCTGTGCCTCTGGGATCTTCCTGGGAGCCAAAA ccCACAGTGCTATAACCGGCACATCAGCGTGTCTGGGTCTGGGTACGCTGGCCTTCTTCACAAAAATCGGCAAGAAGGAGGGATGGAGGCTCGCTGGAGCCCCCAAACTATGA
- the ndufa11 gene encoding NADH dehydrogenase [ubiquinone] 1 alpha subcomplex subunit 11 isoform X1, translated as MGYWDSPEGTDCVQKTWITTKVATALGLVGSAYHIVAFQPDSALVAIQRATNATVTMASVGAIFGMATCLSAQAREAPDDPLNYFIGGCASGIFLGAKTHSAITGTSACLGLGTLAFSQKSARRRDGGSLEPPNYEEKQSSVDCKFNCLL; from the exons ATGGGGTACTGGGACTCACCAGAGGGCACAGACTGTGTCCAAAAGACATGGATTACTACCAAAGTAGCCACAGCGTTGg GCCTGGTTGGGTCAGCCTATCACATAGTGGCGTTCCAGCCTGACTCTGCATTGGTGGCGATACAGAGGGCCACCAACGCCACTGTTACCATGG CCTCCGTGGGAGCCATTTTCGGCATGGCGACTTGTCTCAGTGCTCAGGCTCGTGAGGCCCCAGATGACCCATTGAATTACTTCATCGGGGGCTGTGCCTCTGGGATCTTCCTGGGAGCCAAAA ccCACAGTGCTATAACCGGCACATCAGCGTGTCTGGGTCTGGGTACGCTGGCCTTCTCACAAAAATCGGCAAGAAGGAGGGATGGAGGCTCGCTGGAGCCCCCAAACTATGAGGAGAAACAGAGTTCAGTTGACTGTAAATTTAACTGTTTGTTGTAA
- the rpl36 gene encoding 60S ribosomal protein L36, with protein sequence MAIRYPMAVGLNKGHPVTKNVTAPKHSRRRGRLTKHSKFVRDMIREVCGFAPYERRAMELLKVSKDKRALKFIKKRIGTHIRAKRKREELSNVLAAMRKAAAKKD encoded by the exons ATGGCTATACGCTACCCTATGGCTGTGGGCCTTAACAAAGGCCATCCAGTGACCAAAAATGTGACTGCTCCCAAACACAGCCGCCGGCGTGGG CGTCTGACCAAACACAGCAAGTTTGTTCGGGACATGATCCGCGAAGTGTGCGGTTTCGCTCCATATGAGAGGAGAGCCATGGAGTTGCTCAAAGTGTCAAAGGACAAGAGAGCCCTCAAGTTTATCAAGAAGAGG ATTGGCACTCACATTCGCgccaagagaaagagagaggagctgAGCAACGTGCTGGCTGCCATGAGGAAAGCCGCCGCCAAGAAGGACTAA
- the pde6d gene encoding retinal rod rhodopsin-sensitive cGMP 3',5'-cyclic phosphodiesterase subunit delta yields the protein MSSDEDRAKEILKGFKLNWMNLRDAETGKVLWQGTEDLSVPGVEHEARVPKKILKCKAVSRELNFSSSEKLEKFRLEQKVFFKGQCLEEWFFEFGFVIPNSTNTWQSLIEAAPESQMMPANVLTGNVIIETKFYDDDLHVSTSRVRLFYV from the exons ATGTCTTCAGACGAAGACAGGGCCAAGGAAATTTTGAAGGGCTTCAAACT AAATTGGATGAATCTTCGAGATGCAGAGACGGGCAAAGTGCTGTGGCAGGGAACTGAGGACCTCTCTGTACCAGGAGTAGAACATGAAg CTCGTGTCCCGAAGAAGATCCTGAAGTGTAAAGCAGTGTCCAGAGAACTGAACTTTTCTTCCTCAGAGAAACTGGAGAAGTTCAGACTGGAGcagaaagttttcttcaaaGGACAGTGTCTAGAAG aATGGTTCTTTGAGTTTGGTTTTGTTATCCCGAACTCCACCAACACATGGCAGTCTCTGATAGAAGCAGCTCCAGAGTCCCAGATGATGCCAGCCAATGTTTTAAC TGGTAATGTGATCATAGAGACCAAGTTCTACGATGACGACCTTCATGTCAGTACCTCCAGGGTACGACTTTTCTAcgtctga